GAAGAGAATGACAATGCTGGATACAACTTCTCCAAGCAGTTTTCACCTGCCAAAAAGAACTACGTGATCAACATCAACGTAGGCGGGAAGCCCTACCAGATAGCTTACAAGATGGCTGCCAAGTATCCCAAGACCAGAATAGGGCGTCTGGCCACCTACACGGAccacaacatgaagctggaCCTGTGCGACGACTACACTGTGACCAACAATGAGTACTTCTTCGACAGGGATCCGGATGTCTTCCACAGCATCTTCAACTTCTACAGGACTGGCGTGTTGTGGATCAGGGACGAGTTGTGTCCACGCAACTTCCTGGAGGAGATCAACTACTGGGGCGTGAGGATCAAGAACACCCACCGCTGTTGCCGTATCTCTTTCGAGGAGAGGCAGGACGAGCTGAACGACCAGCTGAAGATCCAGAGGGAGCTGGAGGCCGAGGTGGAGATCGAGGAGAATGAGGAGCTCTTTCATGACATGTTCATGGGCCGGGAGCGCCGAGTTATCTGGAACTTGATGGAGAAGCCATTTTCGTCCGTCAAGGCCAAGCTTATGGCATTGGCCTCCAGCCTGTTTGTCCTAATCTCCCTGGTGGCTATGACTCTCAACACTGTGGATGAGATGCAATACAGAACTCCCACAGGTCAGCTCAGTGGAAAGACATACTGGGAATACGTGGAGTCCATGTGCATCGCCTTCTTCACCATGGAGTACCTGCTCCGTCTGGTGTCCACCCCTGACCTCAAATCCTTCAGCAGGAGCGTGCTCAACACCGTGGACCTAATCGCCATCCTGCCTCAGTATCTGCAGGCCTTCCTGGAGTTCTTCGACAATGAAGAAAACTACATGAAGCACGAGGCCGACATACAGGCGGTGGGACAGGTGGGGAAGCTGGGCCAAGTGCTGAGAATCATGAGACTGATGCGAATCTTTCGTATCTTGAAGCTGGCG
This genomic stretch from Larimichthys crocea isolate SSNF chromosome III, L_crocea_2.0, whole genome shotgun sequence harbors:
- the LOC104937965 gene encoding potassium voltage-gated channel subfamily V member 2-like, yielding MGSTRKVSNLWNRRQSLFPNYKVSDSDFNRRPSDIAYPLAKESCVKTWNSMQDLSKDIYDIYAEYEDEENDNAGYNFSKQFSPAKKNYVININVGGKPYQIAYKMAAKYPKTRIGRLATYTDHNMKLDLCDDYTVTNNEYFFDRDPDVFHSIFNFYRTGVLWIRDELCPRNFLEEINYWGVRIKNTHRCCRISFEERQDELNDQLKIQRELEAEVEIEENEELFHDMFMGRERRVIWNLMEKPFSSVKAKLMALASSLFVLISLVAMTLNTVDEMQYRTPTGQLSGKTYWEYVESMCIAFFTMEYLLRLVSTPDLKSFSRSVLNTVDLIAILPQYLQAFLEFFDNEENYMKHEADIQAVGQVGKLGQVLRIMRLMRIFRILKLARHSTGLRAFGFTLRQCYQQVGCLFLFIAMGIFSFSAMVYTVEHDMPQTNFTSIPHAWWWAAVSISTVGYGDIYPETMLGRVFAFVCIAFGIILNGLPISILFNKFSDYYSKLKSNQYTASTKKRGKVRFAKRSLKKFNLCFGSPQSEVD